AATGGGATTTTTTAATTTTTTTCAGTATCAAGTACTTAAAATAAAAAAAAAGGCCGTCCCATAGTTTGTTTTGAGACGGCCCCTATTTTATATTTTATTCAAATTGCCACATTTAGGAATAATTAATGAAATGAACCTGGAATAAATATAAATCATTGTTAATAGTGGCTATAATTGTGATTATTTAATTTATTTATATTAATACAATTATTATCTAATTGATTAATTCTATAGCTGGCGTATGTCGATTAATATAATACATTGGTACTGGGAGTTTAATATTTTGTAGGGTTAATGTTACAATGTATGACTTTAAACGATATTCCTTCCCGGAAGAAAGGAAAAAGAATTCTTTTATTTATGGTTTTTTTTCACTGTTATTTATACTTGTGATAGTGATATTTACATTAATTGCTGATAAACCACAGAATAATAATAAAAAAATTGTTTCATCAAATCTGTCATCAGTTGAAAACAAACTTATTATTGATGGCATAAAGATGGAAGATGATACTCCCCCAGCTGAAACTGAAGGTGAGGTTATATTTGATGATAATTTTGATGATGATATAGACCTTTCAAATACTGTTGTGGTAGATACCTCCAAAAGTAAAAAAAAAGAAAAAAATTATACTATTGAAGAATTGAAAAAAAAAGATAAGCGCTGGCACCATACTAAATATCAAATACAAAAAAATGACAATATATGGAAGATAGCTCAAAAATTTGATACAAATTATAAATTGATACTTTTAGCAAATAATATAGACAATCTAGATATTCTAAAACCTGGGAAGATAATTATAGTTCCTAACAGGAAAGGAGTATTCCACAGAGTAAAAAAAGGTCAATCATTAATGGCAATAGCTTGCCTTTATAAAATTCCTTTACACAATATCATCATTAATAATTCATTAAAAGATTCAAATTGCATTTTTCATGGACAAACCATTTTTATACCAGATACACGTGTAAATGTAAGTAATATTAATGATGGTACGTATATAGTAAAAAAAGAGAAATCAAAAGAAAATAATCAGATTAAATCAAACATATCGTTACTATGGCCGGTAAATGGCAAAATTACATCCAGTTTTGGGAATAGAAGAAATCCATTGGGCAAAGGCCGTCAATTTCACTGTGGATTAGATATCAGTTGTGATGTTGATACACCGGTAAGGGCTGCTATGGATGGGACTGTAATCTATTCAGGATGGAAGGATGGTTATGGAAATGTAGTTGTCATAAAACACAATAAAGGGTATATTTCTGTATATGGGCATAACAGCAATAATTTGGTTAAAGAAGGCGATAGTGTGCAGAAAGGGCAGGTTATTGCAAAAAGTGGCATGACGGGTTCAGTAACCGGAGCACATGTACATTTTGAATTCAGGAAATATATAACGCCACTTAATCCTTTACGATATTTAAAGGAAAAATAATGGGATTCATGTATAATCATATTCTTCGAATTCTTAATCGTTCTATATGTATTGTATTTTTATTGGTAAGTACTATATTTGCTACCGGCCAGATGAAATATGATAATCCTAACCAGATTATCCCTGTATTTTATACCCAAAATGATTATGTTGCATGGAAAGCGATAGTTAAGGGGAGAATTATAAGCATTGGGGAAAGGGAAGATACGGCAAAACAGGAATTAACCCGCACAGTACAACCTAAAACAAAAGTAACTGTCAGGCTTTATAATACTGACGGCATTCATAAAGGAACAACGTTATATGTCATAAATACTAATAATTTAATTGTTTCCCGTTTTACAGTTGAGACTATTTTCCGTTCACAATCATTTGGAGATATGCTGGTTGGGTATGGATATTTCAGGTTGTCAACAATAGGTGATAGGGTTGTTCAACGATTTGAAGGTGCATATCCTGAATTTGCAAAAATTCATAAAGCACGCGGTGATTATTATAAAAACACTGGCGAATTTGGCAATGCCATAAAAGAATATAATCAGGCTATTATTCTTGATGCTAACTATCCTGAAGCTCATATTGAACTGGGTAAAATATATTTCAATGATAATGTTTTACAATTTGCTTTTAATGAATTTGAACAAGCATACAAAAATAAAGATAGGATAGTTGATAAGCAAGATACATATGAGTTATTATATTACATGGCAAAAACACGATTTATAGAAGCATATGAAACAAATATACCTGGTTCACTAAAAGAAAAATATATTAAAGATGGTATTAACTATGCAAAAGAAGCATTAACCATTATGCCTGATTCAGTTGAAGATTTGTACATGCTTGGTATCATGTATTATAAAAACACAGATCCTGATGATGTTCAAGCCAAGAAGACCTTTGAAAAAGTTATTGAGTTAGATCCAACCCATACAGGTGCATATATAGCATTGTCTGAATTATATTTAAAACATAAGAATAATAAGAAGGCAAACTATTATTCTAAAAAAGCACTTGAAGTGGATCCAGCAAATGAACGTGCGCGATTTATATATAGAATAACACAAGAAAAGTGACGTGGATGAATATATTTGAATTATGATTATAATAAAACCATAATAAATACAGTAAATATACTTGACTATTATCAATAATGCTGCATAAGCTGTTTACCCCACATTAATATATTCTGTTATAGGATAGTTTCTATGAATGAATTCTTGCAAAATGAAATTGTGCGTTCCCTATTGCCATTAATTATTATAAATGCACTGGCTGTACTAAGCTTTATTGTTTTCTTATTTATCTATCCTAAAAGGCCCAGGGATCCTGAAATAATAGCAAGGATGCATGAAACATTTATTGGGCTTATTTTCAGGGAATTTTGGTATTGGGTTAATCAGCCATTTATTAATTTTTTTATTTATTTCAAAATAAAACCTAATACTATTACTGCTATTTCTCTTCTTCTGGCTTTTGTAAGTGCTTATTTTTATTATATTGGGAATTTTGGTCTGGCAGGGTGGATACTCATAGTGAGTGCAACACTGGATATAATAGATGGCCGTGTTGCAAGGACTACAAATACCGTAACAAAATCAGGTGCTTACTGGGATTCATGTGTTGACAGATATAGTGAAGGAGTTGTGTTTTTAGGTATAGCAATGTATTATCAGCATAATTTTATTGCATTACTTGCCACAATAGTAGCTTTAATAGGATCAGAGCTGGTAAGCTACACTAAAGCACGGGGTGAAGCAATAGGTGTTACTACAAAACGGGGAGTAATGCAAAGAGCTGAACGATTAGCAATAGTATGTGTCATTTCAGTTTTACACCCATTCTTCCAGGTAATATTTACAAATTCATCGGTTAATCCTGAAATAGTTATGATTGGTGCTATGATTGTTATGGCAGTTACAACAAATCTTACAGCAGCAACCAGGATGCGAATTATTTTCAGGGAGATTAAACAAACCGAGAGCAATGTATGAAAAAACGTTTTCAATAAAAACATTAGGGTGTAAATGCAATCAGTATGAATCTGCTCAGATAGCTTCACAGTTTTTATCATCAGGATATAAAGCAGTCCCATTTGGCTCACCTGCAGATATTGTTATTATCAACACCTGCACTGTTACCGATAAAAGCAATAAAAAATGTCGTAACTATATCCGCCAGGGTGCAAAATTTTCAAAAACTGGCAAGGTTATTGTTACCGGTTGCATGGTGGAAACACATAAAGATGAACTTGATGCTATGCCTGAAGTACAGGCGTCATTTACAAACGTGCAAAAGGATCAAATACCAGTATTATCAGGAGCCATTGATTCAAGTACTGCAAATTCAATAAATGAAATAAATAATAATTACGCATTGCCGTTTATGCGTACACGCGGCTATATCAAAATTCAGGATGGATGTGATGGAGGATGCTCATATTGCATTGTACCAAAAGTGCGCGGCAATCCAACATCACGGCCGGTGGATGATATTTTAAAGCATGCACAATTCTTGATTGAACATAATTGTCCTGAAATTGTATTAACTGGCATCACTATTGGTAAATATCAGTATCATGATGATACATTAGCATCCATAATAAAAAAAATAATTGCTCTGGATGGCAATTTTAGGGTACGGGTAACTTCGGTTGAACCTACACACGTTAGTAATGAACTCATAGATATTTTGAAACATGATAAAGTTTGTAAACACATTCATCTGCCATTACAATCAGGATCAGATTCTGTTCTTAAGCATATGAACAGACCTTATACAGTCGATTTCTATGCAAAGCTCATTGACACAATAAGGACATCAATACCTGAGATTGCTATTGGCACCGACATTATCATTGGGTATCCATCTGAAAAAGAAGAAGACTTTACGGCAACGATAGATTTGGTGCGTATGCTGCAATTTGCCTATGTTCACCAGTTCAGCTATTCACCCAGGGAAGGAACAATGTCCAGTAACTATCGCCCATTACCATATGATAGTATTCATACACGAGCACAACGTTTGCGAGATGTTGCACAAGAGTGTTCATACCAATATCGTTTGCAGTTTTTACACACTACACGTCCTGCAGTTGTAGAAAAAGATGGCAATTGTTTAACAGCACTTACCGATAACTATCTAAAAGTTTCCCTTGAAGATAATCATTTTAACAGAAGTAGGTTAGGTACAATAGTACCCGTGAAGATCACGTTAGTATCTAGAGAAAAAATTGAAGGCTCAATAGAAATTTAAACATGAATTGTTGCTTTAAAACTCACGGTGGGCACTTGGCGCAAATTGATTGGAACAATGCAGTGGAGAGGTATCGGTCACCTCTGTCGGGTAGAATTGTAACCACTGTCCCCTGTTTTAAAGTGTTTGCAACCTGAATGCTACCGGCAACTGCAGCACCGCTTGACATCCCACAAAAGAGCCCTTCCTGTAAGGCTAATTTGCGTGCATATTCAAATGCAGTTTCATCATCAATGGTAATGATGTCATCAAGCATACCGGGATTATATATGTCAGGAACTATCGCTTCCTGCATATTCTTTAAACCCTGAATGGAATGGCCAACTACAGGTTCAACACCAATAATTCTGATTTTGGGATTATATTCTTTTAACCTTTTAGCTACACCCATAATGGTTCCAGTGGTTCCCAGTCCTGCTACAAAAGCACTTATCTGTCCACCTGTTTGCTTCAGAATTTCAGCGCCGGTAGTTTCATAATGCGCAAGTACATTTGCAGGATTGGAAAACTGATTGGGCATGAAATAGATGTCCGGATTTTCTTCATACATTTTATGTGCCTGGATTATCGCACCATCAGTACCCATACACCCTTCGGTTAATACTAACTGTGCGCCAAACGCAATGAGTGTTTGTTGGCGTTCAACACTAACACATTTTGGCATGCAAAGAACAACTTTGTATCCTAATGCAGAACCAACCATTGCAAGCCCAATGCCAGTATTACCACTTGTTGGTTCAAGAATAGTTTTGTCAGGTGTTAAAGCGCCCGATTCAATGGCTTTTTTAATCATATACCAGGCGGTGCGATCTTTTATGGAACCGCCAGGATTTGCACCTTCAAATTTTGCTAATATTCTGCTTCCTTTAGGTGAAAGTTTAGCTAACTCAATGAGAGGAGTATTCCCTATAGCAGTAATAAGGGAGTATGAAGTAATATTGATAGAATGAGAATTAGTCTTTTGCATATCAATAACTGTGATAAAAATCTAATGGCACTTAATATTATATGAATGAATATGTCAATTGTTATTATATCGCCATAAAAAAGGAAATACATATTTTTTATTGTGGGCGATAGTTACCGATGAAGGGATGTATGAAAAAAAATGAGCGGGTGATGGGACTCGAACCCACGGCGTTCAGCTTGGGAAGCTGACATTCTACCACTGAATTACACCCGCGTTTTAAACACTGAATTACACCCGCGTTTTAAACACTGAATTACACCCGCGTTTTAAATGCCGATCATTTTACTACCTTTTCTAGAGCAATCATAACATTTTTCAAGAAATTTTTTAAAATTTTCAATAATATTTTTGTTAGTAGTAAAACAATAAAAAAATAAACAGCCCCACAGCATAAAGTGATAGGGCTGTTTATTTTTAATATGGTTTCTTCATTGTAAAATCCCTTTTTCTTTTAACGCCTTATATTTTGCTGATCTATCAATATACTGAGTATGGAGTAGCTTATGAGCTAAATGAGAATTGGGATGCTCTAAGTATTCCTTATATATTGCTTTTATTTGGGGATTATCTTGTGATTTTCTCAGTGGCATTGATTTATCATAGGTATATACGCCTTTTGTCCTTTTATTTTTTATGGTAGTGTAGGTGGAAGCAAAGATGTTTGAAATATATTTAAAACTTGATATCAAAACTATACTCGTCGTTGATAAAAATAAAAATGATCTTCTGGTACGCTTCATATTTATCACCTCTCAATTAAAATAAAAATTTTTATAGAATAAACACATTGTCAGGATCCAATGGTTGACCACCGCCGTTGACACATCCGCCAGGGCAGGTCATCACTTCGATGAAATGATATTTTGATGTACCATTTTTAACCATTTCAATAACAGGTTTTGCATTTTTTAACCCAGATATGACACATACATTGATTGTTAACCCGCCCACAGGTATTGATGCTTCTCGTATTCCTTGTTCACCTCGTACAGATTCAAATTCAATGTTTGTAAGTTGCTTCCCCGTTACCGCTTCATAGGCAAACCTCAATGCAGCTTCCATAACGCCACCCGTAACGCCAAATATGGTAGCAGCACCGGTAGAAATACCCAACACTGGATCAGGATTTTCATGGGATATGTTTTTTAAATCAATGTTATTCTTTTTAAACATATAAGCAAGCTCACGAGTATTAATTGTAGCGTCTATATCTCTATAACCGCTTGCATTGAGTTCAGGACGCAACCCTTCAAATTTTTTTGCAATACAGGGCATGATAGAAACTGTATAAATATCTTTTGAATCCTTTTTGATCTTTTTCGCTCCATATGTTTTTGCTAATGCACTTAACATACCAATTGGTGATTTGCAGGTAGATAAATGCGGAATTAATTCTGGATAAAATGTTTCTACATATTTAATCCATCCAGGACAGCATGAAGTAAACTGTGGTAATGGTTTATCCACTTTTTTGGTAATGCGCTGAATAAGCTCAGTACCTTCTTCAATTATAGTAAGATCTGCTGCAAATTCATTATCCCATACAATATCAAAACCTAATTGCTTTAAAGCTGCCGTCATTTGTGGCATTGCATTGTATCCCGGTTCAAAACCAAAAGGCTCGCCAATTGCATATCGTACCGCTGGAGCAACCATTGCCACAACGGTTTTTCTTTTGTCATTAATTGCATCTTCTATATCAGTAATAAATGATACCTGTTCTTGTATAGCACCATATGGGCAATTGACAAGACATTGACCGCAATTAACGCACCCATCATAGTGATGAACAGTATGTTTGCTTGTGCTCTTCTTATCTTTGCCATCAATAATACCCGTGGGGCATACTTCTGTACACGTATGGCAGGCATGACACCTGCTTTGATCAACCTGTACGTAAAACGTTTTATCATATTCTTCAACCGATGGCACATAGTTCTTTATGGTAATTCCTTCGGTTTTAGAATATCTGTTACAGGATGCTAACAGCGGTAAAAGAAATGTACTTTTTAGAAGATCTTTTCTGGTGACATTCATTTGATTTCCTCCTTAACAAGTTGTAAAAAAATATACTATTAAAATATCTATAAATTGTTTATGAACATCAGTATAAAATGGTATTACAATTGTCAAATAAATAATACTATAAATATAAAATTATTATAAATATAGCATTAATTATATTGACAAAATGTATATGAAATATAAAAGGTGTATAAATATTTAAAGGAGGTGAGATTGTAGTATGGTTGATTCTATATTACAGGAATTAAATCCTCAAAATAAGGATTTATTGCTTGTTGCATTACAGAAGTTATCTGTACACGGCAGGCTTGATGAACATTTGTTAAGCAAGGTAGCACAACATTTCAATGTTTCACCTGCAAAGGTATATGGTGTGGCATCGTTTTATTCATTTATACCATTAGTATCAACTGGTAGATATGTTATTCGTATATGTAAAAGTATATCATGTGATATGGCAAATAAAGATGAGATAGTAACTGCAATAAAAGAATATTTAGGTATTGATAGTGGGCAAACTACCAGCGATAAGATGTTTACATTGCTTGAAACAAATTGTCTTGGATGGTGTGATGAAGCACCTGCAATGATTATCAATGATGTTCCTTATACCCATCTTACAAATGAAAAAGTAATAGCAATTCTCACGAAACTTAAAGAGGAACAATAAACTATAAAACTTCAATCAGGAGAATATATATGAAAAAAGTTTTAATTGTAGATGACGATCAGGATGTTGTTGTTTCGTTAAAAGCAATACTTGCATCAAAAGGATATACCGTATACGAAGCATATAGCGGAAAAGAGGGCATTGAAGTATTTAAAAATGTTAAGCCAGATGTTGTACTTTTAGACTTAATGATGGAACAGGTGGATACAGGGATTACTGTGTGTAAACAGATGCGTGCTGAAAATGCCAATGTAAAAATCTATATGTTGAGTGCAGTTGGTGATGAGGCTGCATCCACTATTGATGTGGCAAAAGCTGGCTTTAATGGAGCTATCTCCAAGCCTATTTCACCTGATGAATTATTGCGCCTGGTGGAGTAAAGGAGGATAACAATGGAGAATACTCTTGAAAAATTGCAGGAAAAATTTTCGTTAATTTTTTCGGTTTGCGATCATAGCAAAATAGTCAACGCAATTGTAAAAAAAAGTCCTGAAGAAATTATAGATGAAATTACAAAATCGGGATTGCGAGGAAGAGGTGGGGCAGGATTCCCAACCGGTATAAAATGGAAAGCAGCAAAAGAGGCTGAATCACATCAAAAATATGTGATATGTAATGCTGATGAGGGAGAACCCGGAACTTTTAAAGATAGAAAAATATTACGGGATCACAGCGAACTTGTGCTTTTGGGTATGTGTGCAGCTGCAAAGGCTATTGGTGCTACAACAGGATATATATATCTACGTGGCGAGTATGCATTTCTAAAACCACAAATAGAAGAAAAAATCAAAGAATATAATGAATTATTTAAAAAGCATTCTATTGATTTTACAGTCCGTCTGAGGATGGGCAGTGGCGCATATGTATGTGGTGAGGAAAGTGCACTTATTGAATCAATAGAAGGTAATCGTGGGGAACCTCGTAATAAACCACCATTTCCGGTTACCAGAGGTTTATTTAATTTTCCAACAGTTGTGAACAATGTAGAAACATTAGCCTATGCAGCAATCATTGTAGATGAAGGCGCTTCAAAATTTGCATCAATAGGAACTAAAGATTCAAAAGGATCAAAGATGTTCTCCATTTCGGGTGATGCAAAAATAAAAGGTGTCTTTGAACTCCCATTGGGTATGAAGGTACAAGAACTTGTGGATTTATTTTCTGATGGCGATACAAAGGCTGTTCAGATAGGAGGAGCATCGGGATTTTGTGTTCCGCGCAAACTATTCAAAGAAAGGATTATTGGCTTTGAAGGCATACCAACCGGGGGTTCTATAATTTTGTTTAATAGCTCACGATCAATGTATAGGGTTTTGATGAATTATCTTGATTTCTTTAAAGAGGAGTCATGCGGACAGTGTACACCGTGCAGGGTAGGTTGTCAGCAACTGTATTTAGGGATAAAGGCAATTCACAGTGGCCAGAAACCATTACAGTATTTACATGAATTACAACGGCTGGCCAGTACTATGGCAATAACGGCAAAATGTGGTTTGGGGCAATCGGTTGCCAATCCTTTTATTTCGATTAGTGAACATTTCAAAGAAGAAATTTGTTACTGATAGGGAGGTACTGTAATGAAAACAGTTATGCTGACAATAAACGATAAAAAATTTGAAGTACCAGACAATTATACTGTGCTACAGGCTGCAAAAGAAATGGGTATACAAATACCTACTCTTTGCTATCATGACGATCTTTGTGTGGCAGGTAATTGCAGAGTATGCCTGGTGGAACAAAAAGGTATGCGAGCACTACAGACTTCATGCACGCTTCAGGTAGCGCCGGGTATGACTATTTATACCAATACCAGACGTGTACGGGAGGTCCGCAAAACAATTATTGAGCTACTTTTGTCAGAACATGCTGATAACTGTACTTCGTGCTATAAAAATGGAAATTGTGAGCTACAGCAGCTTGCAAAAGAATATATGGTAGATGGCAATAAATTTATTAAAACAATACGGTATTGGAATATTGATGATTCTTCGCCATCAATAATTAAAGACGATAGTAAATGTATAAAATGTACTCGCTGTGTGCGTACCTGTGAGCAGTTACAGAGTGTATCAGCGTTATATAGTGCTCATAAAGGTGATCACACAAAAATAGCAACTTTTTTTGATAAGCCGCTGGATGAAGTAATATGCACTAATTGTGGCCAGTGTATAAACAGATGTCCTACGGGGGCTTTGATTGAAAAAAATTATATTCAAGAAGTATGGGATGCTCTGGATAATGAGGAAAAATTTGTAGTGGTACAAACAGCTCCTGCTGTGCGAGTAAGTATTGCAGAGGCTCTGGGCATAGGGGTTGGTAAAATCAGCACAGGAAAACTGGTAGCAGCACTGCGAAGACTTGGATTTGATGCAGTGCTCGATACTGATTTTACCGCTGATCTAACTATAATTGAAGAAGGAAATGAATTTTTGCACCGTGTTACCAAGGCTATTCGTGATAAGCAGAATGTTGCGTTGCCAATGACAACATCGTGCTCACCTGGCTGGATAAAATTTATAGAGCACAAATATCCTGATTTGTTAGCAAATGTATCAACGTGTAAGTCCCCACAGCAGATGTTTGGTGCTCTTGCCAAAACATTTTATGCACAAAAACGAAATATCGACCCTGCAAGGATGGTTACAGTTTCAATAATGCCCTGTACTGCAAAAAAATATGAGGCAAACAGACCCGAGATGTATTCAAGTGGCTATAAGGATGTTGATTATGTATTAACTACCCGTGAATTGGCTCTAATGATACAGCAAGCAGGTATTGACTTTGAGAAACTTCCTGAAGAAGATTATGATTCTATAATGGGTAAGTCCACTGGTGCGGCAGTAATTTTTGGAGCTACCGGTGGTGTTATGGAAGCGGCGTTGCGTACGGTTTATGAGATAGTTACTGGTAAAGAGGTTCCGTTTCAAAAATTAAATATCACACCGGTAAGAGGGATGGAAGGTGTTCGTGCTGCGTCAATTACTATTAATGGAACAAAACCTGAATATAGCTTTCTTGATGGGGTAACTGTAAAAGTGGCAGTTGCTCATGGTCTTGCTAATGCTGCACGCCTTATGGATGAGGTACGAGCAGGGAAAAGTTCATACCACTTTATTGAAATAATGGCCTGTCCCGGTGGCTGCATAGGCGGAGGAGGACAGCCAATACCAACTAACCTTGATATACGTAAAAAGCGCGCTGAGGCAATTTATGAAGCTGATATGCAATTGCCAATACGGAAATCACATGAAAATCCTGAAATTAAGCAAATTTATCAAGAGTTCCTTAAAGAGCCTTTGGGTCATTTATCACATACGCTATTACATACTCACTATAGCAAGCGGCTGTAACAACCGCATCTAAGTTTATCAGGTTAATGGGGTGTGAACAATCATGCCCCTTCTTTTTTTATAGTCTATTAGTGATATAATGAAATATGAGGAGATTTTATCAGGATGGAAACCTATATCGATGAACAATGTATAGTGAATACTTTACAAAATGTTACAGTAGATAGTTATGCCATAAAAGAAATACTGGCAAAAGCGAAGGAATTAAAGGGCCTGGATAGTAAAGATGTTGCTATATTAAGTGCAATCTCCACTGAAATGGCAAATGAGTTGTATGAAACAGCCGATTATATCAAAAAGCAGATATATGGGAATAGAATAGTTCTTTTTGCACCACTATATATTTCAAATTACTGTGCAAATGATTGTGTGTACTGCGCTTTTAGAGCAAGCAACAGAACAATAAAGCGAAATTATTTAACAATGGAACAAATAAAATGCGAAGTGGAAACTCTTGTAGAGCAGGGTCATAAACGGCTTCTTCTGGTAGCAGGTGAAGCATATCCGCCGTATAGCAGTAATAAAAGGGGTTTACAGTATATACTTGATGCAATAGAAAATGTATATAGCGTTAAAAAACGTAATGGAGAGATTCGCCGTTTAAATGTGAATATTGCTCCGTTAACAGTTGAAGAGTTTAAAGAACTTAAAGCAGCAAAAATTGGTACCTACCAGTTATTTCAAGAAACCTACCATAAAGACACATATAGTAAAGTACATCCAAAAGGG
This region of Spirochaetota bacterium genomic DNA includes:
- a CDS encoding NADH-ubiquinone oxidoreductase-F iron-sulfur binding region domain-containing protein translates to MENTLEKLQEKFSLIFSVCDHSKIVNAIVKKSPEEIIDEITKSGLRGRGGAGFPTGIKWKAAKEAESHQKYVICNADEGEPGTFKDRKILRDHSELVLLGMCAAAKAIGATTGYIYLRGEYAFLKPQIEEKIKEYNELFKKHSIDFTVRLRMGSGAYVCGEESALIESIEGNRGEPRNKPPFPVTRGLFNFPTVVNNVETLAYAAIIVDEGASKFASIGTKDSKGSKMFSISGDAKIKGVFELPLGMKVQELVDLFSDGDTKAVQIGGASGFCVPRKLFKERIIGFEGIPTGGSIILFNSSRSMYRVLMNYLDFFKEESCGQCTPCRVGCQQLYLGIKAIHSGQKPLQYLHELQRLASTMAITAKCGLGQSVANPFISISEHFKEEICY
- a CDS encoding response regulator, with product MKKVLIVDDDQDVVVSLKAILASKGYTVYEAYSGKEGIEVFKNVKPDVVLLDLMMEQVDTGITVCKQMRAENANVKIYMLSAVGDEAASTIDVAKAGFNGAISKPISPDELLRLVE
- a CDS encoding [FeFe] hydrogenase, group A, translated to MNVTRKDLLKSTFLLPLLASCNRYSKTEGITIKNYVPSVEEYDKTFYVQVDQSRCHACHTCTEVCPTGIIDGKDKKSTSKHTVHHYDGCVNCGQCLVNCPYGAIQEQVSFITDIEDAINDKRKTVVAMVAPAVRYAIGEPFGFEPGYNAMPQMTAALKQLGFDIVWDNEFAADLTIIEEGTELIQRITKKVDKPLPQFTSCCPGWIKYVETFYPELIPHLSTCKSPIGMLSALAKTYGAKKIKKDSKDIYTVSIMPCIAKKFEGLRPELNASGYRDIDATINTRELAYMFKKNNIDLKNISHENPDPVLGISTGAATIFGVTGGVMEAALRFAYEAVTGKQLTNIEFESVRGEQGIREASIPVGGLTINVCVISGLKNAKPVIEMVKNGTSKYHFIEVMTCPGGCVNGGGQPLDPDNVFIL
- a CDS encoding tetratricopeptide repeat protein, translating into MGFMYNHILRILNRSICIVFLLVSTIFATGQMKYDNPNQIIPVFYTQNDYVAWKAIVKGRIISIGEREDTAKQELTRTVQPKTKVTVRLYNTDGIHKGTTLYVINTNNLIVSRFTVETIFRSQSFGDMLVGYGYFRLSTIGDRVVQRFEGAYPEFAKIHKARGDYYKNTGEFGNAIKEYNQAIILDANYPEAHIELGKIYFNDNVLQFAFNEFEQAYKNKDRIVDKQDTYELLYYMAKTRFIEAYETNIPGSLKEKYIKDGINYAKEALTIMPDSVEDLYMLGIMYYKNTDPDDVQAKKTFEKVIELDPTHTGAYIALSELYLKHKNNKKANYYSKKALEVDPANERARFIYRITQEK
- a CDS encoding M23 family metallopeptidase is translated as MYDFKRYSFPEERKKNSFIYGFFSLLFILVIVIFTLIADKPQNNNKKIVSSNLSSVENKLIIDGIKMEDDTPPAETEGEVIFDDNFDDDIDLSNTVVVDTSKSKKKEKNYTIEELKKKDKRWHHTKYQIQKNDNIWKIAQKFDTNYKLILLANNIDNLDILKPGKIIIVPNRKGVFHRVKKGQSLMAIACLYKIPLHNIIINNSLKDSNCIFHGQTIFIPDTRVNVSNINDGTYIVKKEKSKENNQIKSNISLLWPVNGKITSSFGNRRNPLGKGRQFHCGLDISCDVDTPVRAAMDGTVIYSGWKDGYGNVVVIKHNKGYISVYGHNSNNLVKEGDSVQKGQVIAKSGMTGSVTGAHVHFEFRKYITPLNPLRYLKEK
- a CDS encoding cysteine synthase family protein, with translation MQKTNSHSINITSYSLITAIGNTPLIELAKLSPKGSRILAKFEGANPGGSIKDRTAWYMIKKAIESGALTPDKTILEPTSGNTGIGLAMVGSALGYKVVLCMPKCVSVERQQTLIAFGAQLVLTEGCMGTDGAIIQAHKMYEENPDIYFMPNQFSNPANVLAHYETTGAEILKQTGGQISAFVAGLGTTGTIMGVAKRLKEYNPKIRIIGVEPVVGHSIQGLKNMQEAIVPDIYNPGMLDDIITIDDETAFEYARKLALQEGLFCGMSSGAAVAGSIQVANTLKQGTVVTILPDRGDRYLSTALFQSICAKCPP
- a CDS encoding iron hydrogenase small subunit — protein: MKRTRRSFLFLSTTSIVLISSFKYISNIFASTYTTIKNKRTKGVYTYDKSMPLRKSQDNPQIKAIYKEYLEHPNSHLAHKLLHTQYIDRSAKYKALKEKGILQ
- the mtaB gene encoding tRNA (N(6)-L-threonylcarbamoyladenosine(37)-C(2))-methylthiotransferase MtaB, producing the protein MYEKTFSIKTLGCKCNQYESAQIASQFLSSGYKAVPFGSPADIVIINTCTVTDKSNKKCRNYIRQGAKFSKTGKVIVTGCMVETHKDELDAMPEVQASFTNVQKDQIPVLSGAIDSSTANSINEINNNYALPFMRTRGYIKIQDGCDGGCSYCIVPKVRGNPTSRPVDDILKHAQFLIEHNCPEIVLTGITIGKYQYHDDTLASIIKKIIALDGNFRVRVTSVEPTHVSNELIDILKHDKVCKHIHLPLQSGSDSVLKHMNRPYTVDFYAKLIDTIRTSIPEIAIGTDIIIGYPSEKEEDFTATIDLVRMLQFAYVHQFSYSPREGTMSSNYRPLPYDSIHTRAQRLRDVAQECSYQYRLQFLHTTRPAVVEKDGNCLTALTDNYLKVSLEDNHFNRSRLGTIVPVKITLVSREKIEGSIEI
- a CDS encoding CDP-alcohol phosphatidyltransferase family protein, whose amino-acid sequence is MNEFLQNEIVRSLLPLIIINALAVLSFIVFLFIYPKRPRDPEIIARMHETFIGLIFREFWYWVNQPFINFFIYFKIKPNTITAISLLLAFVSAYFYYIGNFGLAGWILIVSATLDIIDGRVARTTNTVTKSGAYWDSCVDRYSEGVVFLGIAMYYQHNFIALLATIVALIGSELVSYTKARGEAIGVTTKRGVMQRAERLAIVCVISVLHPFFQVIFTNSSVNPEIVMIGAMIVMAVTTNLTAATRMRIIFREIKQTESNV
- a CDS encoding NAD(P)H-dependent oxidoreductase subunit E; amino-acid sequence: MVDSILQELNPQNKDLLLVALQKLSVHGRLDEHLLSKVAQHFNVSPAKVYGVASFYSFIPLVSTGRYVIRICKSISCDMANKDEIVTAIKEYLGIDSGQTTSDKMFTLLETNCLGWCDEAPAMIINDVPYTHLTNEKVIAILTKLKEEQ